From the Bacillus sp. FJAT-22090 genome, the window ACTGTCAAAGTATTTGAAGACAATGTCTTAGTAAAGCAATCTCTCGAAACCATACCATCAGGAAATGTTTTAGTAGTAGACGGCGGAGGATCTCGCAGATGTGCTTTATTAGGAGATCGTCTTGCTGAAATCGCTCAAGATAGAGGATTAGCCGGAGTCATTATAAATGGTTGTGCACGCGATACTTCAGAGCTATCCAAATTGGAAATTGGCATTTTTGCATTAGGAAGCAACCCATTAAAAAGTCAAAAAGCAGGAAAAGGTGAACAAGACGTAGCTGTTCAATTTTTAGGAGTCGAATGGAATCCAGGTTACTTTGTATACGCCGACGAGGACGGCGTCATCGTTTCTAAACGAAAACTAGTAGATTAAAGAAAAAATCAACTACTAATAATAATTATCAAAAAAGACCT encodes:
- the rraA gene encoding ribonuclease E activity regulator RraA; this encodes MNFKTTDLCDDFSNEIQVIGSDFTSYGKKKSFSGPISTVKVFEDNVLVKQSLETIPSGNVLVVDGGGSRRCALLGDRLAEIAQDRGLAGVIINGCARDTSELSKLEIGIFALGSNPLKSQKAGKGEQDVAVQFLGVEWNPGYFVYADEDGVIVSKRKLVD